In the Emcibacteraceae bacterium genome, TTCATTATCGGTCACGGCCAGTCTGTCGACTTGGCCGCTTAAGGAATAATGACCAATCTGCCCGACAATCGGCACTTCCGAACGGCTGTTTTCCCCAAACAGCGCATAAAAATCCTTATTTCCCAGTATATCGATGACCTCACGGGATATTTGAGTTATATCCCCATCCGACAAATCAAGCGCTTTTTGGGATAAATATCTGATCCCCGCTTCTTTTTGTTCACTTTCCGGCAACTGCGGCAAAATTTCCAGAAGCTTATGAATAATCCGTCCGCGATGATAGCGTTTTTTATCCCGTTTCATGGCTTCCGCACTCATAAGCGGGCTACTTATATTTTCTTCCCCTTCATCCGGTCTAGACGGGCTAAGCGGCCGGCTTGGGACCGGTTCTGCCATTGGTGTGGCAAAGGCCCAGTCTGGCAGTTCTGAAACTTCCTTTTTTTCTTCGGCTTGTTCCACAGGCAATATTTTTGGGGCTTCTTTCCTGTGCTCACGTCTTAATATAATTTCGTCACCCTGTTTGATTTCTTCTGTGCCGTCCATATCAAGTAGGGCATTTCGGATCAGATCATACCAGCAATTATCCTTACGGTTACTATGATGATCGTTTTCCCATCCCGTGACATATAACCGATCCTCCGCCCGGGTCATGGCAACATAAAGCAGTCTTTTATTTTCCGCTTCCACATCAGCTTTACGCGCTTCATAGGCAATTTTACCTGCCCCGACCCTCGTTTCCGCATTTTTAACCCAAAGCATATTTTTTGAATATTTTTGCTCATACCAGAACAATGTGTCTTTTAGATCCGCCGCCTGGCAGGAATCCGGCAGGAACACAATTGGTGCCTGAAGCCCTTTGGCCCCATGAACAGTCATGATCCGCACCATGTCGCCACCCTGCTCCATATCCCGTTTGATTTTAATATCACCCTTTTCAATCCAGCTTAAAAACCCCTGCATTGATGAAATATTATTCTGTTCATATTTCATTGCCTGATTTAAAAATTCGTCCACAGGATCGTTTGATTGTTCACCCAGCCGCGCGATCAGTTTTTCCCTTCCCCGAAGTGGCCCAAGCAGGTATGAGAAAAACTCAAACGGCGGATAAAAATCCGCAAAATTTGCAAGTTTTTTCAGATATTCCGCTGCAACTGAAAATGATGTCTTTTCCGACTGCCGTTTCAGGAGCGCTGACCAAAGGCTTTCCCCCTTGCCACGTGAGTTAGCCAGGTCAAATAGATCATCTTCACTCATTCCTATAAACGGGCTCTTCAGAACCGTCGCCAAAGTAAGATCATCGCTTGGAAGCAGGGTAAAATTGGCAATGGCAATCAGATCCATTACCGCCAGCTGATCGGTCAGCACCATCTGATCCAGCCCGGCAACATTGATTTTTCTTTTTTTCAAAGCACGGATCATGAAATGGACGAATTCTTTTCGCTTTTGAACCAGTATTAAAATATCTCCCGCTGTTACCGGGCGCCCTTTTGACGCCAGTATTTCCCCGCATTCCAGCCAGGCTTCAATTTTGTCGGCTATTTTATCGGCCAGTTTCTGTTTTGGATCATGCGCCGGTTTCTGAATGACCGGCGGCGACCAGTTTTCATCTTCTTTCCTTTCTTCCGGTAAAATAGGATCCCATATTTCGACAAGACCCGGCTCATCAAGACGGTGTGTGCTATGGCTGATTTCCTGAACGTCAAAGGAAATTTCAAAGCGAGTGGTTTCTGCCCTAAATACATAATCCACCACTTCAAGGATGGCTGATGTTGAACGGAAGGAAAGATTCATCGGCACATTATTGAATTTGAGATTTGCTTCCGAAACCTGCTTTTTAAAATAGTCCCTTGTCAGGTTAAACTGCTTCGGCTCGGCCTTTTGGAAGGAATAGATCGACTGTTTAACATCCCCCACTGCAAATATTGTCCGGGGAAAGTCTTTATAGTCTTCTTCGTCACGGGTACCGATCCCGGCAAAAAACTCAAGGGCCAGCTTTCGGATGATGTCCCATTGCTCAGGGTTGGTATCCTGAGCTTCATCAATCAGGATATGATCAATACCTTCATCAAGTTTATAGAGTATCCAACTGGCACTGACATTTTTAAAAAGCCCGGCGACTTTCGAAATCAGATCATCATAATCAACCACATTGCGGCTTCGTTTACGGGCATTATAGGTTTTGATCAGCGCATAGCCCATCCTGAGAATTGCGCTGGTATTTTCAAAAAGTGTATAGGCCTTTAACCGTTCATTCACGAAGTTTAACCGTTCAGCTTCCTTCATCAGTGTGTCTAAATCATGCGGGCACTGATCGCTCAGTCTTTTGGTCATAAGCCGTGCCCTTATTTCCCCGTTTTTTGTTAAAAACTCCGCGCTATAATCATAAAAGCTATTTATTCTGTCGGCGTCGTCTTTAATCCATTTTGCAATAGCCTCACCCCTGGTGATATCAGTCGCTGATCCGGTCATCAGCGTTTTGGCTGCACTGTATAATCCAAGTTCATCAAAATGACCATCTTTGCAGGCTTCTGCCAGAATTGTTTCACGGCTTTCCTGCTTTGAAAATTCAAGCAGGTCCTTTAAAGAGGTTTCCAACTGCTTGAATGATGATGAATTGCGCCTTAATAATTCTTCCAAACCAGCCCGCTCATTGGTCAGGCTTTTCATTAATGTTCCGAATGTCTCTTCCGCCATCATGCCGGAAAGATAATTTAAAGTCTCGGCCAGTGTTTCATCATTGCCATCATCAATTTGCTGCAGCATTTCATCCTGTGAAAATTTAAGCAGCTCATGGATCGTAATGTCATCAAGAAGATCAAAATTGGGGGAAATGTTCGCCTCTATCGGAAACCGCCCAAGCAGTGACTGACAGAATGAATGTATGGTCTGGATTTTTAAGCCGCCCGGCACATCAAGCACTTGGGCAAACAGTTTTCTGGCCAGGGTGATCTGATCTTCTGTTGGCGGAGTGCCAAGCACATCCCTAAGCTCGCTATAAAGGTCCTTATCGGCCATGGATATCCATTTGGACAACTGCCCGTTTACACGGATTGCCATTTCCGCCGCCGCCGTATTTGTATAGGTCAGACAGAGTATTTTATCTGGCCGGCTACCTGCCAGCATAAGCCGCAGCACCCGGCTTGAAAGGACAAATGTTTTGCCGGTTCCAGCCGATGCCCCCACCCAGACCGATGATTTGGGATCAGATGCCGCCAATTGTTCTGGGGTTTGCTTTACCATCAGCCATCCCCCCATTCTTTGGTGCGGGCAAGATGATCAAACTCACCATAGCCTTTTTCCAGAGGGTTTGGACTGCTTAAATAAGGGATATGATCATGATCAAATGTAACAACAAGATTTTTTAGCCCTTCATAAGCGGCAATACTTTCTTCCATGACATCAATTTTCTTGCTCTCATTAAAAGGGGTGATTTTTCCTGCCTGCTCACCGCCTGATAGCTGCCAGTAAGAAAGCTCGGACACCGTTGATGCCGGAAGAAGCGAAAAGCCGCCTTTGATGGCAATTGCCGCTTCAAGCGGCAATTGCGGGGCATACCCCGCCTTTAATGCCCTGAGTGTTGGTGGCAGACCGGTTTTATAATCAATGATGCTTAAGCTGCCATCCGCAAACTGATCAATCCTGTCTGCACGGGCGGTCAACTTAAACGGCCCCGACTGTAAATCAATTATAATTTCCCCTTCCGTTTCCGTCAGCAGCGTTTTCATGGTTTTTCGCCGTTCGGTTTCAGTTTCAATAAACCATTTGGCGA is a window encoding:
- the addA gene encoding double-strand break repair helicase AddA, whose amino-acid sequence is MVKQTPEQLAASDPKSSVWVGASAGTGKTFVLSSRVLRLMLAGSRPDKILCLTYTNTAAAEMAIRVNGQLSKWISMADKDLYSELRDVLGTPPTEDQITLARKLFAQVLDVPGGLKIQTIHSFCQSLLGRFPIEANISPNFDLLDDITIHELLKFSQDEMLQQIDDGNDETLAETLNYLSGMMAEETFGTLMKSLTNERAGLEELLRRNSSSFKQLETSLKDLLEFSKQESRETILAEACKDGHFDELGLYSAAKTLMTGSATDITRGEAIAKWIKDDADRINSFYDYSAEFLTKNGEIRARLMTKRLSDQCPHDLDTLMKEAERLNFVNERLKAYTLFENTSAILRMGYALIKTYNARKRSRNVVDYDDLISKVAGLFKNVSASWILYKLDEGIDHILIDEAQDTNPEQWDIIRKLALEFFAGIGTRDEEDYKDFPRTIFAVGDVKQSIYSFQKAEPKQFNLTRDYFKKQVSEANLKFNNVPMNLSFRSTSAILEVVDYVFRAETTRFEISFDVQEISHSTHRLDEPGLVEIWDPILPEERKEDENWSPPVIQKPAHDPKQKLADKIADKIEAWLECGEILASKGRPVTAGDILILVQKRKEFVHFMIRALKKRKINVAGLDQMVLTDQLAVMDLIAIANFTLLPSDDLTLATVLKSPFIGMSEDDLFDLANSRGKGESLWSALLKRQSEKTSFSVAAEYLKKLANFADFYPPFEFFSYLLGPLRGREKLIARLGEQSNDPVDEFLNQAMKYEQNNISSMQGFLSWIEKGDIKIKRDMEQGGDMVRIMTVHGAKGLQAPIVFLPDSCQAADLKDTLFWYEQKYSKNMLWVKNAETRVGAGKIAYEARKADVEAENKRLLYVAMTRAEDRLYVTGWENDHHSNRKDNCWYDLIRNALLDMDGTEEIKQGDEIILRREHRKEAPKILPVEQAEEKKEVSELPDWAFATPMAEPVPSRPLSPSRPDEGEENISSPLMSAEAMKRDKKRYHRGRIIHKLLEILPQLPESEQKEAGIRYLSQKALDLSDGDITQISREVIDILGNKDFYALFGENSRSEVPIVGQIGHYSLSGQVDRLAVTDNEIYIIDYKTNRPPPKSAENIPMIYQRQMAAYRAVLNDVYPNHKVRSLLLWTDIGQLMEIPEAQLNKIEF